From Salmo salar chromosome ssa21, Ssal_v3.1, whole genome shotgun sequence:
AATTGAAAAGAACGAATTGATGAGTCATGTTTTGTTTTGTCAGTTCATAAACCCGTTGCCATGGTACTGGGACATGAACAATCTGTTTCAACGATTCCTGAATTTTACGTGGTTACAGTTGTCAAACCTCTCAACCTCTCGTGAAACTGCTCAATGTTTTACGAATTATACCAGTCATTTTAAACCACGCATGGTTTCTGATTGGCGGCAGACAAAACTTCATTCATTCCTTTGTCTTTTGAGTAATTGCCAATTCcattttgtttttttggggggcagaGTATTGTACTCATTACATAGACTAGAATGGTTgtagggtgaagtttcccctagacactgatcttcaGTCTTGCATTCCCCCCCCCCAgactggttaaggttaggattaggatgaGGGGAAGTTGATCGTAGATCTGTACATaaggggggttagggttaaggttagggttaaggttagggttagggttaaggttagggttaaggttagggttaggatgagggGAAGCTGATCGTAGATCTGTACAtaaggggggttagggttaggatgagggGAAGCTGATCGTAGATCTGTACAtaaggggggttagggttagggttaaggttagggttaaggttagggttaaggttagggttagggttaaggttagggttaaggttagggttaggatgagggGAAGCTGATCGTAGATCTGTACataagggggttagggttaggattaggatgaGGGGAAGCTGATCGTAGATCTGTACAtaaggggggttagggttagggttaggggaagctgATCGTAGATCTGTACAtaaggggggttagggttagggttaggatgagggGAAGCTGATCGTAGATCTGTACAtaaggggggttagggttaggatgagggGAAGCTGATCGTAGATCTGTACATAAGGGGGGAAACTGCACCCTGGAGCCATTGGAATCTGGTTAGTTAAAGCAACAACAGTCACATTTCCTGTTAAATCTAATTGGTTACTTATCGTACAAATTGTTAAAAGCTGAACCATATTCTATATTCTTTATTTCTCCGAGGTACCTTCCATTCCTTTCGTCATTTTCTATTCCCTATTAAAGAAACGGAAGAAACGTGTGGAggtcacactattccctatatggggcactaccctatgggctcgcgtcaaaagtactgcactacatagggaatagggtaccgttTGGGACACAACCTCTCCAGCACGGTGACACTGGTTGTGTGTCCAACAGATAAGACAGACAATATTCAAACAACTCGGTTCTTCTCCCTgtccatggacagacagacaggcaggcaggcagacagacagacaggcaggcagacaggcagacaggcaggcagacagacagacagacagacagacaggcaggcagacagacaggcaggcaggcagacagacagacagacagacagacagacagacagacagacaggcaggcagacagacagacagacagacaggcaggcagacagacagacagacagacagacagacagacaggcaggcaggcagacagacagacagacagacagacagacagacagacagacaggcaggcaggcagacagacagacagacagacaggcagacagacagacagacaggcaggcaggcagacagacagacagacaggcaggcagacaggcaggcagacagacagacagacagacagacagacagacagacaggcaggcaggcagacagacagacagacagacagacaggcaggcagacggacggacgggcgggcgggcggacgggcgggcgggcgggcggacggacgggcgggcgggcggacagacggacggacggacagacagacgaggCTAAGGACATTTTAGACTCTTGACCCTCGATGGGCCAGGTTGGGAAAACAGGCACATTCACTTTCCTCTTTACTTCTCTTGGAAGTTTCTAGAACTCTTGGAACTCTTGAAAGGTTCTAGAACTCTTGGAACTCTTGAAAGGTTCTAGAACTCGTGGAAAGTTATGGAACAGACCTCCACCACATAATACGCCCCTCTGAGTCCCTGAGGAGATCTAGGACCTTTATCAACCCGAGAGCATTGTGATCGTCACCAGGTCTCTTGGTCTCGCTGAGAACTAaactaaaaaaaataataataaaacagtCATATCATTGTTTGTTTATTACATGCATTACATAAAAATACATTTCTGATAGAAAGCTCCACTGCAAAAATAAGACAAAATACAGACTACTTATTTTCTTTCCAGGAAAGATGCAGATGGCTACTACCACTGTCACAGGTAAACATTAACAATCTTTAGGTTTAGATTCATCTCTGAGATTAATGAAAGTCTCTGTTGTTTTGACCAGTTCACTTCAAACCACTGGCTGTGGGGGTGTCCATTTTGTCTGCTCCCTACGAGGAGTGAGAAGGGAGAGGAGTGGCAGGGCCATGCGTCCGCTGTCCTGTCAACACTCAAAGGttacagggacagaggttatagGGTGATAGTAGTAAACATATCTAACTCTATCCTGAATAAACATCGCAACAGAAGGGTCTTTTGTTACCCTACTCGTTCTTGATCAACTACAAAGCTGCAGAGCAAAAACTCATTTTTGTCTTCCAGGAGGATAATTTCAGAATGTTTTTCTGCCATGTGATTAGAAAAGGACCAGCTGGGAGTTTGTGGACCAGGATTCTGGTGGTTCTGACCTGAATGGGTCTGTTGGTAAGGCACTCTAGCcggtctgttggtaggggactctagctggtctgttggtaggggactctagctggtctgttggtaggggactctagctggtctgttggtaggggactctagctggtctgttggtaggggactctagccggtctgttggtaggggactctagccggtctgttggtaggggactctagctggtctgttggtaggggactctagctggtctgttggtaggagactctagctggtctgttggtaggggactctagctggtctgttggtaggggactctagctggtctgttggtaggagactctagctggtctgttggtaggggactctagctggtctgttggtagAGGACTCTAGCcggtctgttggtaggggactctagctggtctgttggtaggggactctagctggtctgttggtaggggactctagctggtctgttggtagAGGACTCTAGCcggtctgttggtaggggactctagccggtctgttggtaggggactctagctggtctgttggtaggggactctagctggtctgttggtaggggactctagctggtctgttggtaaggcactctagctggtctgttggtaggggactctagctggtctgttggtaggggactctagctggtctgttggtaggggactctagctggtctgttggtaggggactctagctggtctgttggtaggggactctagccggtctgttggtaggggactctagctggtctgttggtaggggactctagctggtctgttggtaggggactctagccggtctgttggtaggggactctagctggtctgttggtaggggactctagctggtctgttggtaggggactctagccGGTCTGTTGGTAGGAgactctagctggtctgttggtaggggactctagctggtctgttggtaggggactctagccggtctgttggtaggggactctagctggtctgttggtaggggactctagctggtctgttggtaggggactctagctggtctgttggtaggggactctagctggtctgttggtaggggactctagctggtctgttggtaggggactctagctggtctgttggtaggggactctagctggtctgttggtaggggactctagctggtctgttggtaggggactctagctggtctgttggtaggggactctagctggtctgttggtaggggactctagctggtctgttggtaggggactctagctggtctgttggtaggggactctagctggtctgttggtaggggactctagccggtctgttggtaggggactctagccggtctgttggtaggggactctagctggtctgttggtaggggactctagctggtctgttggtaggggactctagctggtctgttggtaggggactctagccggtctgttggtaggggactctagccggtctgttggtaggggactctagctggtctgttggtagAGGGACTCTAGCcggtctgttggtaggggactctagctggtctgttggtaggggactctagccggtctgttggtaggggactctagctggtctgttggtaggggactctagccggtctgttggtaggggactctagctggtctgttggtaggggactctagccggtctgttggtaggggactctagccggtctgttggtaggggactctagctggtctgttggtaggggactctagctggtctgttggtaggggactGCTCCTGCTGCTCCAGAGTCAGGGGAGAAAGGCTGAGGGAAGCCCCAGTAAGAGGTGTGCTGAGGTGGGATAAGGTAACGTTGGCCCCGGTCCCGGAGCTCTTCAGGCTGAGCTCTTGGGTGGTCGCGGGGAGGAGGGGCTTGAGGTTTAGTTCCTGCGTGGTCGTGGGGAGGAGGGGCTTGaggatgctgacgaggcagaagGCCGAGCCACTGTTGGGGATAAAGTTGACCTTGTTCTTGTCTGGACCTGTGAGGAACTGAGGGACCTGCTGGGCAATCTTGGACCTCAGGAGAGGACAAGGGACCTGCTGGGGAGGCTTGGAcctggggggaggggaggggaggggaaagaacaggagaggagaggaggggagaggaaaagagaggagaggagggtagaagagaggagaggggggggggggagagaagagagcaaatgagaggagaagagaggagagaaggacaaccgcgaacacacagagagaacagaagtGTCACTAAACATAACAGCACATTCTGACTCAGCTAGTCTGGGGTCATTAGCATCATGTCAAGGTTTAATGCTCTGCAGGCTCAGGCACTACCGAGAGCGATAAAGGCAGAACAAGAAGAGAAGGACGACGTTAAGAAACAACAGCAACATGATAATTGATATGAGAGTAAAAAAGTACTGACTGTGTTTCCTCAGTGAAGACCTTGACTCTCTCGCAGCCCTCAGGAGGCTCTCGTTTGAACATGTAGCTGTTGTTTGGTCTAGGAGAGGAGGCGTATTTAGGGAGCGGAGAGCTGTGCCCGAGGTCTGGGaaaagtaataataatatattattattattatgagtaaTTCTAACACACGTGATTAGTTATCAGCCTGGGCGGCACAGTGTTTTCCACAAGCACATGGGAGTAGCCAGTCAAATAAAAAGCTAGCCAGCCAGGCTCCACCGGTTCGGGGGGGGTTCGGGGGCCCCCCTCCCCCAGGTTAAGATATTTTTGTTGAACAAGCTCTATTTTGGTGGCCTCTGGCACATTTTAATGCCTTGATTCCATCCAAAATACACAGCGAAATTATAGAAAATTGTGTTAAGTGTACCTCCCAGATTGGAAAATTGTTTTACAATttaaaagactgaaaatgtatgaattcagtgtATTTTGTGTTGTTTTGGATACCGTCCAGCCCTATACGACTAGGAATATTTTGTAATTAAgagaaaatataactttttttttttttacattacattttcttaaAGATTAAAGTATTTTACAGCAAGATATGAATTGCCAtgaattatgtattttattaaaaACAGGAAAaaaaaggttacattttaaaTCAAACAAATTGTACGATTGACACTTTTTGCAAATGACAAAACGGGTCTCTAAAATAAACAGAACAAATGCTGAATGAAGTTCTGGGTCCATACGTGTTAAGATAACAGATGGAGCGACATCAGTTAAATTACTGAATGAATTTCAACAAGTGTTTGCAACTCTCTTTTTGAATTACAgggtaatttatttaaaaaaaatatatatttcttctTAAAGAATCCTGTGAGAGTCTGCTGACTTCCACAGGCTTCAAGCTTCCTTTTAAGAGGCATTTTCTCAGCTATCTATAATACAGGTATGATTGAAGAATGAAGCAGGTGTTAAACATGGGTCTTTACTACACAGAGAGCAGCAGGTGACAGTTCCATTGTTAGCACATTGATTAGATCAGTAGACCTATCGCAACATCTGTAAATACCATACGAGTATCATTAGCTTTTTAAAAACAATTACATATGTTTTATTTGATCCTATTTTGGACTAGAGTGAGGCTATATCTCCACTAGCCTACCAATTGTCCCTGCAGTGAGGACCACTGCAGTGGCACGTTAATTGGGGGAGGACTGGCTCGTGGTAATGAATGGATCGGaatcggtggaatggtatcaaatacatggtttccatgtgatgCCATTCCATCCACTCCGTTCCGGACATTAATATGAGCCAGTCATCCTGTGCTGAGGAGGAGGATTCACCATCTTCATTTAATATTTACATAATTTACCTGCAGATAAAACGCCCCAAAAAAAAGCCTAACGGTATGCAAATTAGGGAGTCAAATTAACATCTCTTTTACCGTTTCGATAAGCTACTGACGAGTCACTCACTTTAACGTCACTGTCCGGCAAGTCCTGCTGGACTTCATATTGAAAATACAAACGAGATCTTTAGCTGACTTGTCCTGATGTGATACCATGGACATAgatagtaaggtacttaattgttgcccagaaattatttgatattgatatataaaaaaaaaagtctgCATTTAGACCTTTTAAGGTTTGTTTTCTACAGACTATTTTATAGCCTTTGTTATTTTCTATACTTTATGATGTAAATGAGACAAATCAACACATGTAGTAGTGGGAAGGAACaaattggttaaaaaaaaataatcacattaattgtatgtaatattaacGTTGTATGATTTCTGAATGGTAAAGATACTGTATATGAGATCGACTTTATTCAGTCAGTTCCACACCTTTTATAAACTAGTCAAGCGTGCTGTTCGTCAATCAAAGTAAAGAGCCTATGCGCCTCTATTCAAATGCAGCATATGAAAcgggtgaaataaaataaatgaatgtgCCATTAAAACAATAGGCTAAGTGGAATTCGACTCATCGTTACCACAATATGAGTCATAATATGACTCTGGAAGAAATAGGagcagttttacgggctcctaaccaattgtgctattatgcaTTGTTTGTCGCGCTATTTGTAACTAGAATGAACCAGACTAgtcggacaacgaacacaattgcattttatctatggatGCACAGAGATAACGTGACGAGatgctgaggcccattgtcgtgccattcatccaccgccatcaacCTCATGTTTCAGGGAATCTTTCTAGTGGAATAGGGCTCGGCTGACTAGGCTGGTTTATTCTGGTGGAATAGGGCTCGGCTGACTAGGCTGGTTCATTCTGGTGGAATAGGGCTCAGCTGACTAGGCTGGTTCATTCTAGTGGAATAGGGCTCGGCTGACTAGGCTGGTTTATTCTAGTGGAATAGGGCTCGGCTGACTAGGCTGGTTTATTCTGGTGGAATAGGGCTCAGCTGACTAGGCTGGTTCATTCTAGTGGAAGAGGGCTCAGCTGACTAGTCTGGTTTATTCTGGTGGAATAGGGCTCAGCTGACTAGTCTGGTTTATTCTAGTGGAAGAGGTGCTCAGCTGACTAGTCTGGTTTATTCTGGTGGAATAGGGCTCAGCTGACTAGTCTGGTTTATTCTGGTGGAAGAGGGCTCAGCTGACTAGGCTGGTTCATTCTAGTGGAAGAGGTGCTCAGCTGACTAACGAAGTATTTAAGTGAAAAAGTAGCCTGCTGAaaatgagtctgtgtgtgtgtgtgtgtgtgtgtgtgtgtgtgtgtgtgtgtgtgtgtgtgtgtgtgtgtgtgtgtgtgtgtgtgtgtgtgtcagagttgtTAGTGGGGTTACTGTAAACTGCTGATGTAATAAGGGCTTTATACAacgaacaaaaatagaaacgcaacatgcaaattCAACATTTTTCCGAGTTGCAGTTCATttatggaaatcagtcaatttaaataaattcattaggccctaatctatgaatttcacatggctggaaatacagatatgcatctcttggtcacagatacctttttaaaaggtaggggcgtggatcagaaaaccagtcggtatctggtgtgaccaccatttgcctcatgcagcgcgacacatctccttcacatagagttgatcaggctgttgattgtggcttgtggaatattgtcccactcctcttcaattgctgtgtgaagttactggatattagcgggaactggaacacgctgtcgtacacctcgatccagagcatcccaaacatgctcaatgggtgacatgtctgagtatgcagtagtccatggaagaactgggacattttcagctt
This genomic window contains:
- the LOC123729597 gene encoding protein FAM117B-like codes for the protein MRNSVEGLNQEIERIIICDAGERDELHPHRVPDGRRAPPPLSQRSSSPSIASRSYSSSYSSSVFRSINTQTPQGGRGASGGGVVSSRSESVSPSFLTVPTDTETAGERGGDGVGEGESPLPNGDELLTDCGEKDLGHSSPLPKYASSPRPNNSYMFKREPPEGCERVKVFTEETQSKPPQQVPCPLLRSKIAQQVPQFLTGPDKNKVNFIPNSGSAFCLVSILKPLLPTTTQELNLKPLLPATTQELSLKSSGTGANVTLSHLSTPLTGASLSLSPLTLEQQEQSPTNRPARVPYQQTS